A genomic segment from Salvia splendens isolate huo1 chromosome 13, SspV2, whole genome shotgun sequence encodes:
- the LOC121760348 gene encoding 3-oxo-5-alpha-steroid 4-dehydrogenase 2-like — MLVSVLMKFLYTPPVSVVITAMSVMNVLSMSNAGWMEVKGKNMQYSKLLRVDDDKAKEKPRVSGKVGMIAVYTPAFLAGVFSLVAFPLGDLRFTLLRGAITTHFFKRLVEVLFVHKYSAMMETEAMFVISTGYFLSSATMIYTQQLMLQLQEPSIDLKYIGVALFLVGIGGNFYHHFILSKLRSKGEKQYKIPQDGLFSLVICPHYLFEIIGFWGISCISQTIFSVSVGLSTTFYLMGRSYATRRWYQSKFEDFPKDVKALIPFIF; from the exons ATGCTGGTTTCAGTGCTGATGAAGTTCCTTTACACGCCGCCGGTGAGCGTGGTGATAACGGCGATGTCGGTGATGAATGTGCTGTCGATGAGCAACGCGGGGTGGATGGAGGTGAAGGGGAAGAATATGCAGTACTCGAAGCTGCTGCGCGTGGACGACGACAAGGCGAAGGAGAAGCCTAGAGTTTCCGGAAAAGTAGGGATGATCGCGGTCTACACGCCGGCGTTTTTGGCCGGAGTTTTCTCTCTCGTCGCCTTCCCTCTCGGAGATCTGCGGTTCACGCTGCTCCGTGGTGCTATCACCACACATTTCTTCAAGCGACTCGTTGAG GTTCTATTCGTTCACAAATACAGTGCAATGATGGAAACCGAAGCCATGTTCGTCATCTCCACGGGCTACTTCCTCTCCTCAGCAACCATGATCTACACTCAACAACTAATGCTACAACTCCAAGAGCCTTCTATCGATCTCAAATACATAGGAGTGGCATTATTTTTAGTGGGAATTGGTGGGAATTTCTACCACCATTTTATTCTATCAAAATTGAGAAGCAAAGGTGAAAAACAGTACAAAATTCCACAAGATGGCCTCTTCTCTCTAGTGATATGCCCCCACTATTTATTCGAAATCATTGGTTTTTGGGGAATTTCTTGCATTTCACAGACAATTTTTTCGGTTAGTGTTGGTTTGAGCACAACCTTTTATTTGATGGGTAGGAGTTATGCCACTAGAAGATGGTATCAATCCAAATTTGAGGATTTTCCTAAAGATGTGAAGGCTTTGATTCctttcatattttaa
- the LOC121761477 gene encoding very-long-chain enoyl-CoA reductase-like, with translation MVFSMLLNFLYPPPASAVITAISAICLLAMINGGWMEVKGKNMQYSKLLRVDDTTKEKPKVSVKLGMIGAYTPAFLAGVFSLLAFPIGDLRFALLRAAITLHFFKRLLEVLFVHKMSAMMEIEAMFVISTSYFLSSAAMIYTQQLMLQLQEPPIDLKYIGVTLFLVGIGGNFYHHFLLSKLRNKGEKQYKIPQGGLFSLVICPHYLFEIIGFWGISCISQTVFSVCVGLGTTFYLMGRSYATSRWYQSKFEDFPKDVKALIPFVF, from the exons ATGGTCTTCTCAATGCTGCTAAATTTCCTCTACCCGCCGCCGGCGAGCGCGGTGATAACCGCGATTTCGGCGATCTGTTTGCTGGCGATGATCAACGGGGGGTGGATGGAGGTGAAGGGGAAGAATATGCAGTACTCGAAGCTATTGCGCGTGGACGACACGACGAAGGAGAAACCTAAAGTTTCCGTCAAATTAGGGATGATCGGAGCCTACACGCCGGCGTTTTTGGCCGGAGTTTTCTCTCTCCTCGCCTTCCCCATCGGAGATCTGCGGTTCGCGCTGCTCCGCGCGGCTATCACCCTGCATTTCTTCAAACGACTCCTTgag GTTCTATTCGTTCACAAAATGAGTGCGATGATGGAAATCGAAGCCATGTTCGTCATCTCCACGAGCTACTTCCTCTCCTCGGCAGCCATGATCTACACTCAACAACTAATGCTACAACTCCAAGAGCCACCTATTGATCTCAAATACATTGGAGTCACATTATTTTTGGTGGGAATTGGTGGTAATTTCTACCACCATTTTCTTCTATCAAAACTGAGAAATAAAGGTGAAAAACAATACAAAATCCCACAAGGAGGCCTCTTCTCCCTAGTGATATGCCCACACTACTTATTCGAAATCATTGGATTTTGGGGGATTTCTTGCATTTCACAAACCGTTTTTTCGGTTTGTGTTGGTTTGGGCACAACCTTTTATTTGATGGGTAGGAGCTATGCCACTAGCAGATGGTATCAATCCAAATTTGAGGATTTTCCTAAAGATGTGAAGGCTTTAATTCCATTTGTATTCTAA
- the LOC121763067 gene encoding GDSL esterase/lipase At5g33370-like, translating to MASALLFALLSAALLASTATTRVEARAFFVFGDSLVDVGNNNYLATTARADAPPYGIDYPGRRATGRFSNGFNIPDLISQSIGQSESPLPYLSPSMSGSKLLIGANFASAGVGILNDTGVQFVNIIRIGQQLQYFQQYQSRVSQIIGPVEAQRLVNQALVLITLGGNDFVNNYYLVPFSARSRQYTLQNYVPFIISEYRKVLKRLHGLGARKVLVTGTGPLGCVPAELAQRSRNGECSAELQRAAGLFNPQLTQMLLSLNSELGGDIFVAANTQLTHYDFINNPQAFGFVTSKVACCGQGRYNGIGLCTPLSNLCPNRDVYAFWDPFHPSERANRIIVQQILTGDLNYMNPMNLSTILAMDSQT from the exons ATGGCTAGTGCCCTTCTCTTCGCCCTCCTCTCGGCCGCACTCCTCGCCTCGACGGCGACGACGCGCGTCGAGGCCCGGGCATTCTTCGTGTTCGGAGACTCGCTGGTGGACGTCGGCAACAACAACTACCTCGCGACGACCGCCCGAGCCGACGCCCCGCCCTACGGCATCGACTACCCCGGCCGCCGCGCCACCGGCCGGTTCTCCAACGGCTTCAACATCCCTGATCTCATCA gtCAGAGCATTGGTCAAAGTGAATCACCTCTACCCTACTTGAGTCCATCAATGAGTGGATCAAAATTGCTAATTGGAGCAAATTTTGCTTCTGCTGGAGTTGGAATTCTCAATGACACTGGAGTTCAGTTT GTGAATATAATTAGAATTGGGCAACAATTGCAATATTTTCAACAATATCAATCAAGAGTGAGTCAAATAATTGGACCAGTTGAGGCTCAGAGACTAGTAAATCAAGCTTTGGTCCTAATTACTTTGGGAGGAAATGATTTTGTTAACAACTATTATTTGGTACCATTTTCCGCCCGGTCGCGCCAATATACTCTTCAGAACTACGTTCCCTTCATTATCTCCGAGTATCGCAAGGTTCTGAAG AGACTTCACGGCCTAGGCGCCCGTAAGGTCCTAGTGACCGGGACCGGCCCACTCGGGTGCGTCCCGGCCGAACTGGCCCAGCGCAGCCGGAATGGCGAGTGCTCGGCCGAACTTCAACGTGCCGCTGGCCTCTTCAACCCACAGCTCACCCAAATGCTCCTCTCCCTCAACTCTGAGCTCGGCGGCGACATCTTCGTCGCCGCCAACACACAACTCACTCACTACgacttcatcaacaacccccaAGCATtcg GGTTTGTGACATCGAAGGTCGCGTGCTGCGGTCAGGGACGATACAACGGGATAGGACTATGCACACCGCTCTCCAACCTGTGCCCTAACAGAGATGTGTATGCATTTTGGGACCCATTCCATCCCTCTGAGAGAGCAAACAGAATCATTGTGCAGCAAATCTTGACTGGAGACTTGAACTACATGAACCCCATGAATCTCAGCACCATCTTAGCCATGGATTCTCAGACATGA
- the LOC121762255 gene encoding glutathione synthetase, chloroplastic-like — MLKQLHAFGVEKNICFTNRSFQQKPTNSRARQYPSIIPMAQNSSSPLPPLKFEAKPPNPVFDPHGLDSNLLEKIAYDALVWSSLRGLLVGDRASQKSGTVPGVGLVHAPISLLPMPFQESHYKQACEVAPIFNELVDRVSLDSNFLQESLARTKKVDAFTSRLLDIHAKMLDMNKKEDIRLGLHRSDYMVDENTNLLLQIELNTISSSFAGLSCLVSDLHRSLLHQFKQHLALDPERIPENASANQFEEALQKAWSEYNNPRAVVMIVVQPEERNMYDQHWLFTLLMEKYQVRSIRKTLAEIDAQGELLADGTLVVDGEVVAVSYFRAGYAPTDYPSESEWSARLLIEQSRAIKCPSIAYHLAGTKKIQQELAKPNQLERFLENKDDIAKVRKCFAGLWNLEDSSIVNDAIERPGLYVMKPQREGGGNNIYGDDVRVALQEMQKKGTEEDAAYILMQRIFPATSPAILMREGISHKEQVLSELGVYGTYLRNKEKVIMNNHSGYLMRTKVSSSNEGGVAAGFAVLDSIYLV; from the exons ATGCTAAAGCAGCTCCACGCTTTTGGAGTGGAGAAAAACATCTGCTTCACAAATCGCAGCTtccaacaaaaaccaacaaatTCCCGAGCTCGCCAATATCCCAGCATAATTCCCATGGCCCAGAATTCTTCTTCGCCGCTTCCGCCATTGAAATTCGAAGCCAAACCCCCAAACCCCGTGTTTGATCCTCACGGTTTAGACTCCAATCTGCTGGAGAAAATCGCGTATGATGCTCTGGTTTGGAGCTCTCTCCGTGGGTTGCTTGTTGGAGACAGGGCTTCGCAG AAATCGGGAACTGTTCCGGGTGTGGGTCTAGTGCACGCACCTATCTCTCTGTTGCCAATGCCATTTCAAGAAAGTCATTATAAACAAGCTTGTGAAGTAGCTCCCATATTCAACGAACTAGTTGACCGTGTCAGCTTAGACTCGAACTTCTTACAGGAATCGCTTGCCAG GACGAAAAAGGTGGATGCTTTTACATCCAGGCTTCTAGATATTCATGCCAAGATGTTGGATATGAACAAGAAAGAG GATATACGCTTAGGACTACATCGCTCTGACTATATGGTGGATGAGAACACTAATTTACTTCTCCAAATCGAGCTCAATACAATTTCTTCTTCATTTGCGGGGTTGAGCTGTCTCGTTAGTGATCTTCACAG GAGCTTGCTTCATCAATTCAAGCAACACCTTGCTTTGGATCCAGAGAGGATTCCCGAAAACGCTTCTGCTAATCAGTTCGAGGAAGCATTACAGAAAGCCTGGTCTGAATATAATAACCCCAG GGCTGTGGTTATGATCGTGGTTCAACCTGAAGAACGGAACATGTACGATCAACATTGGCTTTTTACGCTCTTGATGGAAAA ATATCAAGTTAGAAGTATTAGGAAAACCTTAGCAGAGATCGATGCACAAGGGGAGCTTCTGGCAGACGGAACTCTTGTTGT AGATGGTGAAGTAGTTGCAGTGTCTTACTTTCGAGCTGGATATGCACCTACTGATTATCCTTCAGAATCA GAATGGAGTGCTAGGCTTCTGATCGAGCAGTCACGTGCAATCAAATGCCCTTCAATCGCATATCACCTAGCCGGCACCAAGAAAATTCAACAAGAGCTGGCGAAACCCAATCAGCTCGAAAG ATTTCTTGAGAACAAGGACGACATAGCCAAAGTACGAAAGTGCTTTGCCGGATTGTGGAATTTGGAAGATTCGAGCATTGTCAACGATGCAATCGAGAGGCCAGGACTATATGTCATGAAGCCccagagagaaggaggag GAAACAATATTTATGGAGACGATGTAAGGGTAGCACTGCAAGAAATGCAGAAGAAAGGCACGGAAGAAGATGCGGCCTACATTCTTATGCAGAGGATTTTCCCAGCTACTTCGCCCGCGATTCTAATGCGCGAAGGCATCTCTCATAAAGAGCAAGTTCTATCAGAACTCGGGGTATACGGTACATATTTAAG AAACAAGGAGAAGGTGATCATGAATAACCATTCTGGCTACCTGATGCGAACAAAGGTGTCGTCTTCAAACGAAGGTGGGGTTGCTGCAGGTTTTGCTGTTTTAGATAGCATATATTTGGTATGA
- the LOC121762256 gene encoding uncharacterized protein LOC121762256: MANSHSASDLRVNRVKVLRMVLVLVGLLMICYMEMHSRKYSAALAISCSPCSCDCVSDTTLASSPIYLFNTSFADCGKDDPETRDEMKKDMIDLLTEEIGLHANVTGDSLQRTNVLIMSAKRASSHFQKEAAKCIAGVETCEAAREIARAELIDERKLTALWMSRALGYGWSDGAVNNMNEIL, translated from the exons ATGGCGAATTCACACTCGGCGTCGGATTTGAGGGTGAACCGCGTCAAGGTTTTGAGGATGGTGTTAGTGTTAGTAGGATTGTTGATGATTTGTTATATGGAGATGCATTCGAGAAAGTATTCAGCCGCATTGGCTATTTCGTGCTCGCCTTGCTCTTGTGACTGTGTTTCCGACACCACCCTCGCGTCTTCGCcgattt ATCTGTTCAATACCTCATTTGCAG ACTGTGGTAAAGATGATCCTGAAACAAGGGATGAAATGAAGAAGGATATGATCGACCTACTGACCGAGGAAATCGGCTTACACGCAAATGTGACCGGTGATAGCTTGCAACGTACAAATGTGCTGATTATGAGCGCCAAAAGAGCGTCTTCGCACTTCCAGAAAGAAGCAGCTAAATGCATCGCAGGGGTGGAGACGTGCGAGGCTGCAAGGGAAATAGCCAGAGCAGAATTGATCGACGAGCGCAAGCTTACGGCTTTGTGGATGAGTCGAgcgctgggctatggctggagTGATGGTGCCGTGAATAACATGAACgaaattttgtaa